Genomic DNA from Roseburia intestinalis L1-82:
AGGCGCTCTGTTAATCCATAGAAAATATGTAATTATTGCATTTCGCACATTCTTTAAAGAGGGATAGCACTCTTAATGAACACTATCCCTCTTTCACTTAATAAAGTTCTAATGAATCTTCTGCATCCACCCACATCTGTAAATTGCCCTCAAGATATAATCTTGCATATTCCAAAGGCTCATCCACAGCTAATGAAGTAAGTGCACATTCTGATCCATATGTGGTTTTTAAATCTTTTTCAGCTTCCCAGCAGTCAATGCGAAGCATATATCCAGCACTTGTGTAAACATCAATACTATCGTGATTTATGTTGTATTCTGCATAAATTGTTCTCATCGTATCTTATCTCCATTTTCTTTTGATAATCAGTTATAGAGTTAAATATCGAAAACATTTCAATCAGTTCACCATGTCGTTATTGTTATATGTTATACTGTGTTATGAAATTTTCTTTCCCTTAATTTTTCCCATATTAAGGTTCATGAAAGCTAATGGGAGAATGTAACACAAGGGAAAGAGTAAGGGGAAGTACACTTGCTACAAACTTAGTATTTTCAAGGGTTTGCGAAGAATTTGATAATCAAATATAACAGTTATTAAATTTCCTAAAATATGTGAAATATCAACTTGAAGTTGTCTTTCTGCTTATTTACTCAACATCAAATTCAGCCGCCAAATAATGCGGTGTTCCGTCCTTTGCCTTCATTTCTAATACTACACGATAGGTTCCCGCCTCCAAGCGAGTTCCATAATAATCATATTTTTGAACAATACTTCCCTGCAAGCCCGTACTGTCTCCACCCAATGAGAATTCTAAATTATTAAAAGGAAATATATCCTGCGAATATGTCAAACGATACCATTGCCCGTCAATGTGGCGTTCGAGATACTCAAAGCCAGGACTACCATCCTCACCGAAGGAATAGATTTCTTTAGAATTCGCAGTAACAGCCCAGCGAATGGTATATCCCTTAAACGGAGACCATGTGGGCTTTTCAATGGTCAATTCAAAGCCTTCAACCTGATTGACAGGATAAGAGACTGGTTCTCCAAGAGTAATCAAAAATAAACACATTTGCCGATATTAAAGAAAGGAAGCCCCCTTTTTGGGGGCTTCCTTTCAGACTGTAGACAAAACGCTTTTGGTCAGCACTCCAGAAGCGTTTTTCTTGTTTTCGGTTCAAAAAGTGTGTACTTGATCAATAATAAACACTTTTGGGCTCCCCTTTTTCCCTTCCTGGCTATCATCTTTGCCAGTTTTTCAGATTCATGCAGGCAAACGTAAGCCCGACTTTCATTTCCATCCGGGCTTTTCCTATCATCTGTGTATAGCGGAATCCGTGGTTTTCTTTTGCTGTTCCGAAGAGGCGCTCTACGGTCTCTTTCCGTTGCGCATACACTTCCTTCATCCCAATCGTATGTCGGATATCCTCACACTTTTCCATGTACGGCTCCCAGATATGCCGGGTCACTACCTTCACATGATCCCTGCTTTCTGTGCACTGCTTCAGATATAGACATCCTTCACAGACGATTCCGCAGCTCTTGTATTCCCGGTATCCGGAACGGTTCGTCGTATGATAAGCCAGCACCTGATCATTCGGGCATACATAGCAGTCAAAATATTCATCATACACATACTCGGCTTTTTTGAAAAAAACATCTTTGGTCATGGGGCGTTTATACGGTAGAAGCGGTGTGATACCATCATCCAGAAGTAACTTTGCTATCGCTGGTGTTTTGTATCCTGCATCGGCTACCAGTGTCTGAATGCCAATGTCTTTTATCTTATCATACAGGGATTTAAATGTCCGGCTGTCATGCTGATTGCCGGGATTTACACATAACCCAGAATCCATCCGCTTTTGTCACAGGCTGTCTGCACGGAATACGCAAAAACATTTTTATGCTCACCCTTTCGGAACCATCCGCTTTCCGGATCCGTTGTACTTTCCTTGACCGTTTTTTCTTCTTTTCCATCAGAGCTGCCACCACAGGAGGGGGGGATCTCTGGGCAATGTCATTTAGATAAGGATTGCTTTATAGTCAGAAATTCTTATACAGCGGATAAACATTTTGTTTATCTGCTGTATTTCTATCTTATAACACTTTTAACATAATAAATTTGCACAACAAACAGACAGATGCTTTCATCTGCCTTAAAAATGGTATATACTAATATTTGTTTAAGCTGCTCTATATAGAAAGCTTATCGCCGACTGGGGCTTGACTTTGCGAGGGTCTATTCTCCCAGGACGTATAGGAAGAAGCTCATGTCCGATTAGATATTCTACATCGGGTGGAGCTTTTTCTTTTTTAATCGATAGAAAGTAACAGCAAATCCGAATTGCTCGGGTATAGTTGAGCTGATATGTATGTTTACAGCCTTTTTTCTCATTTATAACAACATTAGTTGCTATAATTTCACAGAAATTATACAGAGTCATTCTTGACCATATTTCCTGCATAATATATTCTGGTTTCTTTGAATGAAAACGTGTTAGTCCTAAGGCATATTTCAATTCTCGAAAAGAGGTTTCTATTCCCCAACGTTTTGCATATAACCGTTTGATTTCATCAGAATTAAATTTATCTTGTGGCAGATTTGTAATAATGCATTCATAAGAACCTTGAGGTATTGGAAAACGTATCACTCTCATTTTCATTTCGTAAAAATTATTAAAATGCAGATCAAGATAATCAAAAGGCGTTTTCTTATCAATAACTCTGTATTTTTTGGGATTTGCTTTTACTTCATTTGTCTGCTTTTTAGTAAGCGTAACATTAACCCATTCATCAAATTCCCCACTCTCTGGAAGCATTGTAAGTTTTGAAGTTATACCATTACTTGTTATATCTTTGACACGAATTAAATAATACATTCCTTTGTGTTCCACATGGGCAAATATATTATAATTCTCATAACCCCTGTCTGCGATAAAAATAGCTGATGTATCATTGTATCGGTCAATCATTTCACACATTGCACGTCTTTCATTCGCCAAGCGTGAAGGCTGGATAATTGCATCTGTGTATTGGCGGCTGCATAAATCATAAAAAGCATTTAAATGCAATAGGTTGTACCCTTTTCTGTCAGGAAGAGTTTGAAAATAGGTTGTTTCATCTTGGGGATTGTGTGCAATGCACAAATCCGAGCCATCACATGCAATCAGTCTAAGACCATTATATGTAACATTATCCGTAAAAGACTTTGTAAATTCTTGGAATAAAAATTCAAATGCTTCAGGCAATATCTGTGCTCTACGCTGATTGAATGAAGAATTTGATGGTGTAGTATTATCAAATTCAAAATATTCCAACAGTTCATCTCTTAATGCTTTGCCTTCCATTGTAAGCATGAACTTCATAACCTCTTCAAATGACCATTTCTTTTTACGGGAAAAGTCCGTTTTTGGATGCTTTGTAAATAGCCAATAGTAAGAATCCATTTTTGTAATAATTGATAGTAATTTTTGTTTTACCTCTGTAGAATAATTCATCGTGTAATTCTCCTTGCAATCAAGATATTTTCTTAATTACAAGGGTCGCTCTAACTATCTTAAAAAAGATAGTTAGAGCGACCGCACATTTTGATTATCATGTCAAGTGCTTAACATAATTTTACAAAAAAAGAACAGGGTACATATTTCTATATACACTGTTCTTTGTATAATCCTTATCTAAATGACATTGCCCTTTTTGGGGGCTTCCTTTCTTGTTTACTCCACCGATCAACGGCTCAATATTAAAAAATCTCGGAAACCAAGAACGCTACAACATAGCAGATCGTTTGGTGTATCATGTAAATAATAAGCGAATGTTTCCCTAAAAAGTTAATACCTAGAACTTTTCATTTTCCAAATAGCCGGTTAATCAGCCCCTTTTCCTGTAAGAAACTGTACAGGAAATATCCTGTTGCAAATAAGAAAATCCATGGGAGCAACGGAAAATAGTCGGTAGATGAAAAGCCAGCTTGCGGAAATCCAATATAAGCTAATACCGATTTCAACCATGTAACATTCAGCAAATTATCAGATAGAGATAGTTGGATAGGGTCTTGCTTCGTCCAACTTCTGAGAATGAGGAATAGCACAAAACTAACGCTTACCCCAACCCCAGCCGGGATTTTTTTCAGAACCTTATCCAGTAAAATCCATATCAAAATACAGCTGCCAATAAGCGTTAGAACACCGTAGCGCACCCGATCATTGGGAAGAACTATGGCGGTAACGAGCGAAATGACCACACCACCACCAAACGCCCACAATCCCCTTTTCATGTGTTTTTTTCCTAAATGCCAGCTGAACCCAGCCAGCAAAATAAAAGTCCAGCAAATGGATTGCTGCCAAATATAGGCACCGTGGGACTTATACCATGGAATATCTGCATTATACAGATAAACTAAATCCCATAAGAAATGATACGAAATCATTTCAATAATGGTTATACCTCTTATCAAATCAATAAACGGTAAACGCTGCTTTATTTGCGTTGTTTCCAGCAAAATTTCATCACCCCTTTTATTTACTCCAAAATCGGCTCCACCAGCTCCGGGGCGGCTCTGGCTGCTGCCGTTCCTTGGATAGCTCCGCTTGTAGTGCTGCTATCCGTTCATTCTTCGCTTGCAGCTCCCTTTCCAATATCTCATAAAGGCGGTTTTGACCGTCAACCTCTACCGTCAACTGGTTGTCGGTGGTTGACGGTTCACACCTCGAAAATGCTTGTTTTATCAGCTTTTCACCGTCAACCGATACTATCAACCGACCGTCAACCCCTGTAAACCGGTTGATAGTGGTTCACGCTTCATTTTTTTGAAAACTGCTTGCTTAGAAACACCGATTTACAGACTTCTCGTATATATATTTTACCACATAATTTTTCCAAAACACAGATTTCTTAATCCTTATTTTCATCCTTAATTTTCATATCTGCTATTATACGTTCTTCCCTCTGCCTCTCTTCACAATAATCCCAGAAGTCTTTCAATGCTTCCTCATCCGATTTCCACGGCAATGGTATGGGATCCAATTCATCTAATCGCTTCACAAGTTTCCGTACCTCTTCGGTATTGAACTCCTCATCACTTGCCTCCATTACATAAAAATCTAATTTTTCATTTATCATTCTGATTTCTTCTTCTTTGGTCATGTTAAAACCTCCCTACATTATATACATGGCGCTTCTCGACAAATTCTTACAAATAACTACAAATTTTTTCACAAGAAACGGAAAAACGATACTGCATAGATTTCCTACTCCACACAATATCGTTCTTCTATATTTATACTTTCATTGTCTTTGCCAATGATGTAAGCAACGCCACCATCTCCGGATTCCCCAGCACTTTCATCAGCAGCTCTGCATCCACTCCATCCGGCACCGTAATTGTACTACTGCCTTCATCCTGTTCTTTCATTTGTGGATTAAGATTTTCCTTATTATAAAAGGCATTCTCCATAAGTTCTGCATTCTTCCTTCGGTCTTCATCAAGGATATCAGAGGATTTAATATTCCATACTTCTTAATACTCTCCTGCAATTCAATCATCTGACTGTCCGCCTGAACCTTGAATGGATGGTTTACAAATCCCCGAAGTCTTTCCAGCTCAATCTCTACAACTCTTTCATCCTGATCCAGCAATTCCTTCTTTTCTTCCATAGGCAACTTCCTTTCTCTGAACGCAAAAAAGCCCGTCCAGAATAGATTGTATTTATCTAATCTGAGCGGACTCTTCCGACAGGCCTGATATCACAGACAAGAATATAGTGTTTTGTTTCACTGCTTTTCCTAATTTTACACCCTAAAACTCATCCTACACTGTAGTTAATCCCTCTGGGTGACGGCTAGGAAAGTGTGAATTGGTGACAAGCATCCATCCCCGCTGACAAAATCAGTATTTTCAGCCTTGTTTCGCTGACAAATTTGTCACTGAAATTACAATTCTGCATGAAAAAAGCGGCAATGAAACTATCTTCATTACCGCTAAAAATGAGCGTCTCCTATAGGAATCGAACCTACAATAGAGTCTTAGGAGTTCAAGTTACCTTAGTTCCCACATGTTACCTGATGTCAACCAAAGTCAGTATTTATCAGGAAAGTAGGCACTTAATTGAAAATCCTTGTCAATATAAATTAACAGGTATAATCCCATTTTTGATATTCACTGTTAGCAGTTTGTTAGAAATGCTAACGCGTGGGATTAACCACTGTGTGCATTAAAATCCATAAACATGACCATCATTCCCCTGTTACTGACGGTAATGACTGATCAATATTTCTATTAGATTACTTACATTATATCGTGTGAAAGGTCGGATGTCGATAAGTTTTTGACCTTTTTTACTTATATTTACTCAGAGTTTCCTGCTAATCCTTTAATTCTCTTTCTATTTCTTCTATTGTTGGCATTGAACTCTTATAATCCTCCGGAATCAAATTATTTAATTCGTACTCAGATATTCCTACTGGCACATTTACCATACTTGTTGCATACTGTGCCAATACATTGTCCTTTGTTTTACAAATTAGCAATCCAATGGTTAAGGTCTATTCTCATAGCTTATGATTAACTCTAGGTTAGCTTTCTCATAATCATTCAAAACATCATCACTGAAATTATCTGGTTCAATAGTGCCATTATACCAACTGCAAGAATTGAAATATTCTTGTAAAAATTCATCGTTGAATTTGCGCCCATGGCGAGCATAGATTTCATTTCTAGCAATTTTGCAATCCTCTTTAGAGAAGGATTCTAAATCAGCATCGGTTAAATATCTGACATTGCTGTCTGGACATTTATACTCATTGGAATCATAAAAATTATTTTGTACATCTAAAGCATCAAACACATAATCTATGGAGTCATAGACTGGTATTGATGTCCAATTATCCGTTCTCCAAGAGTCATAAATCTCATCATATTCCTCTTTCGTGATTTCATTTCTTAAACGGAAATAACTGTGGATGTAATCTTCCGCAGAAAAAGTCGTTCCATCCATAATACTGTCAATTACTTCCATTTTGTTTTCTTCAAACGACCAGACATCATACCAATCGCAAAACCCTCCCGTACCATCGTGGTATCCACAGAAACAGAGTTTTTCGAGTGTCTCGCTATAATAAGGCTCATAACTATCTACAACACCAAATGAAGAAAGATAATCCCGTATTGTATGCGGAATTTCTACGATTTCTTGATCAATTATACGATATACTGAGATTTTGTTTAAACTGCTCCATTTATCTTGCATAAATAACTCCGGCACGCCATTACCTGTGACATCCCATAAAAAATAATTCTTATTATTTTGTACCAAACCAGAACTGCCTAGATATGTGTTGCCATTATCTTCCAATATGTTGTCGAATAAAAAATCGATATACAATTTTTTCCAGGAGTCTTCTTCCAACTTAAAATAATCATTGGCAACTTCTTCAGTATCAAAGATGTACATCGTATTAAATGTATATCCGCCAAAGATGCTTTCCGGATTGATCGTCGCCTCTATTATGAAACTATTCATTTCGGTATCCGTTTCTGACATCCCGTCGGGCTCGTATTCAATCTTACCAATAATACGCACGGACGTGTCGGTGACCTGTTCAATTTCATCAACTTCAATATGTTCGATATCATAATTTTCGTCTTCCCAAGCAGCAACGTATGTCGCCATATCATCGTCATCATTTGCATCATATTCATCATAGTTACCGGTATCTGCTCCATACCATGCTATGAGCTGGTCGGCGTATTCGGGCGTCATTGTCCCAGCCCTGTACGATCCACCGTCACCTAAAATGATGTCGTGAAAAGTTATGTCCTCCTTGACATCTTCATAAAAGATGTTCTGCGGTTCGGTTTCGAAGTTGTCAATGTCAGAGTAGGATAGGAAATATGCCATTGGGAAACTGGAAATATCCACCTTGTGCGTGTACCCGTCATGGTCGACGGACATTCTCACGACCTGGCATATTTTCTTGAGGTTTATATCCGTCTCATTGATTTGTATTGGATATTTCGGTTGGGTTATGTCTGCGGCCTCTTCTGTAGTTTTCGAGGTTTCTAACTCTTCGGTCTCCGAAATGCTTTCAGTTGTTTTGATGCCATCGCTTTCCTTGTAGCCGAATGAGCAGGCATTAGACAAAATACAGATTATGGTGCATACACATATAGATAGTACCTTTCTTTTCATTATGTTTTTGTTTTCTCCTAATTTCTCGGTTGTTATGCTGCTTTAAACACATCAATGCACTTATAATGTAAAAATAGTATCATCCATACCATAGCGGTGTCAAGGTTATTTGAATACCCCATATACGAAAAAAGTGAGGACTTCTCCCACCTCGAAAGAAATCCCCACTTTCATTGACCACATTGGGGTCAGGCACCAATGTGCTCATTGTATTGACCTATTTAAATTATACAGGAAGCTCCAATTATTTACATTATAACACACGTAGGTATATTCAAACAATACCAGAATAATAGTACGATATTCAACCTAAAATTTCATTTTTGGCTTTTGTGCAGTTTACGGCATCCAGCGGTCGTCATTCTGTTTTAGAACGGCCGTTTCCCGAAGCCAACGGCCGCCCATTTTTTAGTTAGAAGATTACCGCTTATCGTGTGTTAATCTTAATCGTGTAGTGTTTTGTAGCTCTCTTCATAATGGAATTGGCAGATACCTCATCGTTGAGGATCATCGCTTTCCAGTTATCCGGATCACGCTGTGAGCATACGATGGTGCTTTTTCTCTGCTCGTTCCGCTTCTCCAGAAGCTCAAAGAGGATTTTAATCTCTCTTTCGTCAGTGATTGTGTGGAGCAGGAAATCATCCAGGATGATCAGTTCCCATTTGAGATACTTCTTCATCTTACGGGCATATTTATCGTAATCCTGCTCTTTAAGAGCTACTCTTCCTATTGTTTTGATCAGCTGCTGTAATCCTTTGACCGGAAGATATGCAGCCTGCACCGGTATCAATACGGAATCTGCACATGCCAATGCGTTAATTGTCATCATTCCAAGAGACGGCATACAGTCAATAATTATGAAATCATAGAAATCTCTCAGTTTTTCTACCATAGATCTAAGTATCAGTTCCCTGCTCATTGCATTCACCAGAGATACCTCAATAGCTGACAATTCAATATTTGCCGGTATCAGGTCCACACCTTCCTTATGATGAAGGATCGTTTTTTCAATATTCATTTTTTCATCATTCACAATATTCATCATCAGAGTTGCCAGGGAATACTCCATTTCATCCGGCTCCTCATATCCAAGGCTGATTGTCAGACTTCCCTGTGGATCTCCGTCTATCAGCAGAACTTTCTTTCCTTCCTGAGCCAGACCTATCCCCAGGTTCACACATGATACGGTCTTTCCGACTCCACCTTTTTGATTTGATACTGCAATAACCTTACACATAACATTTCCTCCTGTTTTTAATAATTCAGTACATACAATTTCAAAAGTTCAATTATTTCTCTCTTCATCTGTTCCGTAGAATAATTCTTTGGAAAGTACTTATGAAGCTGATCATTCTTAAACACTACCCGGTCCGTTTCTTTCTGCTTTATCTCGCTTAAAATGTCTTCAACTCTCTGGGTTGTTAATTTTCCATCAGCACTCAGCTTTTTCATACGCATTGCCTGTGATAACGATGGCGTGCATAATGTTAATTCCATAGCATCAAGTATATCCTTTTGCTCTCTTTTCTTTAGATATGCAATCTGCACAGCTGGAGTAAATCCCATTGAACCATCATCTACCTTTTCCAACAGTTCAGGAATCAGATCAGCCATCTTGATGTATCTCTGTACCTGCTTAGGACTGTCTCCAGTTTCCTCACTGATAATCTCCAATCCCTTTTTTCCTGAATTGTGGTCAACTTGGCCAGCTTTCCTTCTTCCTGATTTTCTTTTGAGCACATCATATTTCATCTTATAGGCAAATGCTTTTTCACTCGGTTGGATTCTCTCTCTTTGCAAGTTTGAATCTACCATTGCGATAACTGCCTGATCATCTGTCATATAGCGGATTATCGTAGGTACTTTTCTATATCCCAGTTTTTCCGCAGCAAATATTCTTCTATGACCTGATATGATTTCGTAGTATCCTTCCTTTCGTGGTCTTACTATTACCGGAGTTATTATTCCGTATTTCTTGATACTGTCCTGAAGATCTTTCATCTGGCTATCCATTTCCACTCGAAACGGATGATTTTCAAATACTCTTAGCCGTTCAATCGCTATTTCAACGATTTTTTCATCTGGATTCATCTGATCCACTTTTTCTGCCATAGGCATCCTCCTTCTTCCTGAAATAAAAAAATCCGCCCAGATTAGAACCTAATCTAATCTGAACAGAATACTCATTCAGGCTTGATATTTTCCAAGCAGAAATATTTGTAATCATTACCCTTTTGTTAGTTACAAGAATTTACAACCTTTTACACCAGTTGCATTATAGCTTTTCATTCCTGTTAGCAGATCCACAATAATTTTACTGTTAGCAATTTGCATTTTCTGTTAGCAAAAATGCTCATTTTTTGATTTGCTGTTAGCAGAAAAACAACAAAAAAAACGGCAATGATTTTTCTCTCATTACCGCTTAAAATAGAGCGTTCCCTATAGGAATCGAACCTACAATAGAGTCTTAGGAGGACCCCGTTATATCCATTTAACTAAGGGAACAAATGCCGTATTTTCGGGCTTTTCAGCCTTTTGGGCTCCGGCTGCCATGTTTATGAATCCAATCACTTGCGTGATGAATTGTCCCAGTTATTATATATTGATTTTAGTCTTTTTGCAAACTCTAAAATCCTGTTATGTCTCACTAAATGGTCTGCACTTAGTTGCCCCTTAGGAGGACCCCGTTATATCCATTTAACTAAGGAGACAAATGCCGTATTTTCGGGCTTTTCAGCTCTTTTGGCTCCGGCTGCCATATCTATGAATTCAATCACTCTTGTGATGAATTTCCATTATATCTTATTTTGACATTCAGATCAATCCCTGTTGGAATCGAACTCTGACTTATCACTTCTCAACTTCCATAAGTCTCAACCATGATTGAACCTTAGGAGGACCCCGTTATATCCATTTAACTAAGGGAACAAATGCCGTATTTTCGGGCTTTTCAGCCTTTTTGGCTCCGGCT
This window encodes:
- a CDS encoding DUF6061 family protein, translating into MRTIYAEYNINHDSIDVYTSAGYMLRIDCWEAEKDLKTTYGSECALTSLAVDEPLEYARLYLEGNLQMWVDAEDSLELY
- a CDS encoding IS4 family transposase translates to MNYSTEVKQKLLSIITKMDSYYWLFTKHPKTDFSRKKKWSFEEVMKFMLTMEGKALRDELLEYFEFDNTTPSNSSFNQRRAQILPEAFEFLFQEFTKSFTDNVTYNGLRLIACDGSDLCIAHNPQDETTYFQTLPDRKGYNLLHLNAFYDLCSRQYTDAIIQPSRLANERRAMCEMIDRYNDTSAIFIADRGYENYNIFAHVEHKGMYYLIRVKDITSNGITSKLTMLPESGEFDEWVNVTLTKKQTNEVKANPKKYRVIDKKTPFDYLDLHFNNFYEMKMRVIRFPIPQGSYECIITNLPQDKFNSDEIKRLYAKRWGIETSFRELKYALGLTRFHSKKPEYIMQEIWSRMTLYNFCEIIATNVVINEKKGCKHTYQLNYTRAIRICCYFLSIKKEKAPPDVEYLIGHELLPIRPGRIDPRKVKPQSAISFLYRAA
- a CDS encoding heparan-alpha-glucosaminide N-acetyltransferase domain-containing protein, translated to MLETTQIKQRLPFIDLIRGITIIEMISYHFLWDLVYLYNADIPWYKSHGAYIWQQSICWTFILLAGFSWHLGKKHMKRGLWAFGGGVVISLVTAIVLPNDRVRYGVLTLIGSCILIWILLDKVLKKIPAGVGVSVSFVLFLILRSWTKQDPIQLSLSDNLLNVTWLKSVLAYIGFPQAGFSSTDYFPLLPWIFLFATGYFLYSFLQEKGLINRLFGK
- a CDS encoding ParB N-terminal domain-containing protein, with product MEEKKELLDQDERVVEIELERLRGFVNHPFKVQADSQMIELQESIKKYGILNPLISLMKTEGRMQNLWRMPFIIRKILIHK
- a CDS encoding YARHG domain-containing protein yields the protein MKRKVLSICVCTIICILSNACSFGYKESDGIKTTESISETEELETSKTTEEAADITQPKYPIQINETDINLKKICQVVRMSVDHDGYTHKVDISSFPMAYFLSYSDIDNFETEPQNIFYEDVKEDITFHDIILGDGGSYRAGTMTPEYADQLIAWYGADTGNYDEYDANDDDDMATYVAAWEDENYDIEHIEVDEIEQVTDTSVRIIGKIEYEPDGMSETDTEMNSFIIEATINPESIFGGYTFNTMYIFDTEEVANDYFKLEEDSWKKLYIDFLFDNILEDNGNTYLGSSGLVQNNKNYFLWDVTGNGVPELFMQDKWSSLNKISVYRIIDQEIVEIPHTIRDYLSSFGVVDSYEPYYSETLEKLCFCGYHDGTGGFCDWYDVWSFEENKMEVIDSIMDGTTFSAEDYIHSYFRLRNEITKEEYDEIYDSWRTDNWTSIPVYDSIDYVFDALDVQNNFYDSNEYKCPDSNVRYLTDADLESFSKEDCKIARNEIYARHGRKFNDEFLQEYFNSCSWYNGTIEPDNFSDDVLNDYEKANLELIISYENRP
- a CDS encoding AAA family ATPase; translation: MCKVIAVSNQKGGVGKTVSCVNLGIGLAQEGKKVLLIDGDPQGSLTISLGYEEPDEMEYSLATLMMNIVNDEKMNIEKTILHHKEGVDLIPANIELSAIEVSLVNAMSRELILRSMVEKLRDFYDFIIIDCMPSLGMMTINALACADSVLIPVQAAYLPVKGLQQLIKTIGRVALKEQDYDKYARKMKKYLKWELIILDDFLLHTITDEREIKILFELLEKRNEQRKSTIVCSQRDPDNWKAMILNDEVSANSIMKRATKHYTIKINTR
- a CDS encoding ParB/RepB/Spo0J family partition protein yields the protein MAEKVDQMNPDEKIVEIAIERLRVFENHPFRVEMDSQMKDLQDSIKKYGIITPVIVRPRKEGYYEIISGHRRIFAAEKLGYRKVPTIIRYMTDDQAVIAMVDSNLQRERIQPSEKAFAYKMKYDVLKRKSGRRKAGQVDHNSGKKGLEIISEETGDSPKQVQRYIKMADLIPELLEKVDDGSMGFTPAVQIAYLKKREQKDILDAMELTLCTPSLSQAMRMKKLSADGKLTTQRVEDILSEIKQKETDRVVFKNDQLHKYFPKNYSTEQMKREIIELLKLYVLNY